In Diorhabda carinulata isolate Delta chromosome 6, icDioCari1.1, whole genome shotgun sequence, a single genomic region encodes these proteins:
- the LOC130895028 gene encoding 2-methoxy-6-polyprenyl-1,4-benzoquinol methylase, mitochondrial, giving the protein MASSIHKVQRLLNRHFINTHFRHALRLSTQQSTKDDKETHFGFEKVKESEKHKKVFEVFENVALDYDIMNDAMSLGIHRLWKDYFMWSLLPTDGTKLLDVAGGTGDIAFRFINYVKNNNLKDCHVTISDINPHMLEVGKLRSSKLGHNTNIISWKEANAEQLDFEDNMFNVYTIAFGIRNVTHIDKVLSEAYRVLQPGGRFMCMEFSHLENSMAQWLYDQYSFQIIPVLGQVIAGKWQPYKYLVESIRQFPNQEHFKQMIEEAGFRQVSYDNLTLGVVSIHSGYKL; this is encoded by the exons ATGGCTAGCTCTATACATAAAGTACAAAGACTTTTAAATCGGCATTTTATAAATACTCATTTTCGACATGCTTTAAGATTATCAACACAACAATCAACAAAAGATGATAAAGAAACCcattttggttttgaaaaagTTAAAGAAAGTGAAAAGCACAAAAAAG tgtttgaagtttttgaaaatgtagCCCTAGATTATGATATAATGAATGATGCTATGTCTTTGGGGATCCATAGGCTTTGGAAAGATTATTTCATGTGGAGTTTGCTTCCTACTGATGGCACAAAATTGTTAGATGTTGCTGGAGGCACAG gaGATATAGCATTTAGATTTAtcaattatgtgaaaaataacaATCTAAAAGATTGCCACGTTACTATAAGTGATATTAATCCTCACATGTTGGAAGTTGGGAAATTGAGAAGCAGCAAACTTGGTCacaatacaaatattataaGTTGGAAAGAAGCAAATGCTGAACAATTAGACTTTGAAGATAATATGTTCAATGTATATACTATAGCTTTTGGTATAAGAAATGTCACACATATAGATAAAGTTCTCTCAGAGGCTTATAGAGTTTTACAACCAGGGGGAAGGTTTATGTGTATGGAATTCAGTCACTTAGAAAATTCTATGGCACAGTG GTTGTATGATCAGTATAGTTTCCAGATAATTCCAGTATTAGGACAAGTCATTGCAGGCAAATGGCAAccttataaatatttagttgagAGTATAAGGCAATTCCCCAATCAG GAACATTTCAAACAAATGATTGAAGAAGCTGGATTTAGACAGGTATCTTATGATAATCTCACATTAGGAGTGGTATCTATCCATTCTGGatataaattgtaa
- the LOC130895033 gene encoding small nuclear ribonucleoprotein Sm D3, producing MSIGVPIKVLHEAEGHVISCETITGEVYRGKLIEAEDNMNCQMTQITVTYRDGKVAQLENVYIRGSKIRFLILPDMLKNAPMFKKQTKAGTAGRGKSAILRAQARGRGRGQQQPGRGRAQWQQGQPGTSAGRGR from the exons atGTCAATTGGTGTACCCATTAAAGTTCTTCACGAAGCCGAAGGTCATGTTATATCTTGTGAAACAATAACCGGCGAAGTTTACAGAGGAAAACTAATTGAAGCTGAAGATAATATGAATTGTCAAATGACTCAAATTACTGTAACTTACAGAGATGGAAAAGTCGCTCAGTTGGAAAATGTCTATATTAGGGGatcaaaaattagatttttaatattgcccgatatgttgaaaaatgccccaatgtttaaaaaacaaaccaaaGCGGGCACTGCAGGAAGAGGGAAGTCTGCGATTCTTCGAGCGCAAG CTCGAGGGAGAGGCCGTGGTCAGCAGCAACCAGGGCGAGGGAGAGCTCAATGGCAGCAGGGTCAGCCAGGAACTTCTGCAGGAAGAGGAAgataa
- the LOC130895030 gene encoding synaptosomal-associated protein 29: MSGYRYPKCSNPFEDDGDVDDETFLRNSRRSYNNKEPTFEEQMQSYAEKKRAIEERTLNSTEKSISILRDSEQVGIATAEELMRQREKLEKTDKQLDEINSTLRFSQKHINGIKSVFSSLKNYMAGRSDSPNSTTSSSTPSTVKQSTSNQNLEENISTYDRYENHPATRLRNNDYSSYNQISSGGSKDFSAKLDANLQEMCSNISRLKGLASELGNEIDSQNDLISNITDKAELADITITKQNKQIARILKK, encoded by the exons atgtctGGTTATAGGTATCCAAAATGTAGCAATCCGTTTGAAGATGATGGCGACGTAGATGATGAAACGTTCTTAAGAAATTCTAGAAGATCATATAATAACAAGGAACCTACTTTTGAAGAACAAATGCAATCATATGCGGAAAAGAAGAGAGCTATAGAAGAAAGGACCCTCAATAGCACTGAGAAAAGTATAAGTATTTTAAGAGACTCCGAACAAGTAGGTATAGCTACTGCAGAGGAGCTTATGAGACAAagggaaaaacttgaaaaaacagATAAGCAATTGGATGAAATTAATTCAACTCTTAGATTTTCCCAAAAACAtataaatggaattaaatcggtATTTAGTAGTCTTAAAAATTATATGGCTGGTAGAAGCGATTCCCCCAATTCTACAACTTCAAGTTCAACTCCAAGTACTGTTAAG CAATCCACATCGAATCAAAatctagaagaaaatatttccaCCTACGACCGTTATGAAAATCATCCAGCAACAAGGCTACGAAATAATGATTACAGCAGCTACAATCAAATATCTTCTGGAGGTAGTAAAGATTTTAGCGCCAAATTAGATGCTAATTTGCAAGAAATGTGTTCTAATATAAGTCGTCTTAAAGGTTTAGCATCTGAATTAGGTAATGAAATAGATTCTCAGAatgatttgatttcaaatataacAGATAAAGCTGAATTAGCCGATATTACAATCaccaaacaaaataaacagataGCTCGGAttctaaagaaataa